A single genomic interval of Megalobrama amblycephala isolate DHTTF-2021 linkage group LG17, ASM1881202v1, whole genome shotgun sequence harbors:
- the LOC125250527 gene encoding TSC22 domain family protein 2-like isoform X1, whose amino-acid sequence MSKMPAKKKSCFQITSVTQAQVAANSATDDTESLDDPDESRTEDVSSEIFDMSRTDYEPEVCDISSSEETLNNVGESEGQLPTALPLNGGFGQRNLGHQGVQASSSQAAGTSQVTNSSSATTITSCSSRFRVIKLDHGTGEPFRRGRWTCMEYYEKDTEGSMMSRTVDSIRHTSVTETGADRDSGLGATVGSVMAHVAPDTGGDGSSLTGPSSGSPETFSNKSVPPPAQQPVLGNSHVAGPHSLHHDGGHPGAHLQKSPSIPSPQVQPLLYQPQNSAHHLQSQPALISTSQPDYGQLNMPITVTQTHSGASLSVGHAVSQGSSPIPTPSAGGMQVLGTVEIPGGVPLGSQPVSSVPNLVQHSAVGLLSSVASMASIQQPPVGQYQASGVMQGLSTMAQSTQNMPVLPVTVTVGGVPASSVLASLPGSATVPNLNTSAHSQTSQVPRSGTAAGIGSPATGFSQTDESRRMSDASAQVHSKDMVKPFITEGLQLSNPAVNSLFGIPIPIDGEEDRNPSTAFYQAFQSGSRLKDSKMTCDSASGASVVAIDNKIEQAMDLVKSHLMYAVREEVEVLKEQIKELYERNSVLERENAVLKSLANSEQLSQLTVQSNSNPSNSPSQLGPVPGQAQPQSQPQPQPQPYLQLDANKTMDSLPRQPQPNVTSA is encoded by the exons ATGTCTAAGATGCCGGCCAAGAAGAAGAGTTGCTTTCAGATCACGAGTGTGACTCAGGCTCAAGTCGCGGCCAACAGCGCGACCGACGACACCGAGAGCCTGGACGACCCGGATGAGTCCCGGACAGAGGACGTGTCCTCCGAGATATTTGACATGTCCAGGACTGACTATGAGCCCGAGGTTTGTGACATTAGCTCCTCGGAGGAGACTCTGAATAATGTGGGTGAGTCAGAGGGGCAGTTGCCCACTGCCCTCCCTCTGAACGGTGGGTTTGGCCAGCGCAACCTGGGTCATCAGGGCGTCCAGGCCTCTAGTTCTCAAGCAGCGGGCACGTCTCAAGTCACAAATTCGTCAAGCGCGACAACCATAACCAGCTGCAGTTCACGCTTCAGGGTCATTAAGCTTGACCATGGCACCGGAGAGCCCTTCAGGAGGGGCCGGTGGACCTGTATGGAGTATTATGAGAAAGACACGGAGGGCTCTATGATGAGCAGGACTGTGGATAGCATAAGGCACACCAGTGTGACGGAGACCGGAGCGGATAGGGACAGTGGGCTCGGGGCCACCGTTGGCTCCGTAATGGCTCACGTGGCACCTGACACAGGTGGCGACGGGTCATCTTTGACCGGCCCGAGTTCCGGTTCACCTGAGACCTTTAGTAATAAGTCAGTGCCTCCACCTGCTCAGCAGCCGGTGCTGGGCAACTCTCATGTGGCTGGCCCTCACAGTCTCCATCACGATGGAGGACACCCGGGCGCCCACCTTCAGAAATCTCCAAGCATCCCTTCTCCTCAAGTGCAGCCGTTGCTTTATCAGCCCCAGAATAGTGCACACCACCTGCAAAGCCAACCGGCTCTGATATCAACCAGCCAGCCTGATTACGGCCAGCTTAACATGCCTATTACAGTCACCCAAACTCACTCCGGAGCAAGCCTTTCTGTCGGACATGCCGTCAGTCAGGGGTCGTCCCCCATTCCAACCCCATCCGCTGGAGGTATGCAGGTTCTGGGTACAGTAGAAATCCCTGGAGGTGTTCCCTTAGGGAGCCAGCCGGTGTCGTCTGTCCCAAACCTGGTGCAGCATTCTGCTGTGGGGCTGTTGAGCAGCGTCGCCTCTATGGCCTCCATTCAGCAACCACCAGTTGGACAATACCAGGCCTCAGGAGTAATGCAAGGCTTGTCGACAATGGCGCAAAGCACTCAGAACATGCCCGTACTACCAGTGACAGTCACAGTAGGAGGCGTGCCAGCCTCAAGTGTGCTCGCTTCTCTGCCAGGATCTGCAACAGTACCCAACCTTAATACCTCTGCACATAGCCAGACATCCCAGGTTCCTCGCagtgggacggcagcgggcatCGGCTCTCCGGCCACGGGCTTCAGTCAGACGGATGAGAGCCGAAGGATGTCTGATGCGTCGGCACAGGTTCACAGTAAAGACATGGTGAAGCCCTTTATCACAGAAGGCCTGCAGTTATCCAACCCGGCTGTCAACAGTCTTTTCGGAATACCCATTCCCATTGATGGGGAGGAGGACAG GAATCCCTCCACAGCTTTCTACCAAGCTTTCCAGTCTGGCAGTAGGCTGAAGGACTCAAAGATGACCTGTGATAG TGCCTCTGGAGCAAGTGTGGTCGCCATTGATAATAAAATAGAGCAAGCAATG GATTTAGTGAAAAGCCATCTGATGTATGCCGTGCGGGAGGAGGTGGAGGTGTTGAAGGAGCAGATAAAGGAGCTCTATGAGAGAAACTCTGTGCTGGAGCGAGAGAACGCAGTGCTCAAATCTCTAGCCAACAGCGAGCAACTCTCCCAACTCACCGTCCAGTCCAATTCCAACCCATCCAACTCTCCCTCCCAGCTTGGGCCTGTCCCGGGCCAGGCCCAGCCCCAGTCCCAGCCCCAGCCCCAACCTCAGCCTTACCTTCAGCTGGATGCAAATAAGACCATGGACTCCCTGCCACGACAACCGCAGCCCAACGTCACCTCCGCCTGA
- the LOC125250527 gene encoding TSC22 domain family protein 2-like isoform X2 → MSKMPAKKKSCFQITSVTQAQVAANSATDDTESLDDPDESRTEDVSSEIFDMSRTDYEPEVCDISSSEETLNNVGESEGQLPTALPLNGGFGQRNLGHQGVQASSSQAAGTSQVTNSSSATTITSCSSRFRVIKLDHGTGEPFRRGRWTCMEYYEKDTEGSMMSRTVDSIRHTSVTETGADRDSGLGATVGSVMAHVAPDTGGDGSSLTGPSSGSPETFSNKSVPPPAQQPVLGNSHVAGPHSLHHDGGHPGAHLQKSPSIPSPQVQPLLYQPQNSAHHLQSQPALISTSQPDYGQLNMPITVTQTHSGASLSVGHAVSQGSSPIPTPSAGGMQVLGTVEIPGGVPLGSQPVSSVPNLVQHSAVGLLSSVASMASIQQPPVGQYQASGVMQGLSTMAQSTQNMPVLPVTVTVGGVPASSVLASLPGSATVPNLNTSAHSQTSQVPRSGTAAGIGSPATGFSQTDESRRMSDASAQVHSKDMVKPFITEGLQLSNPAVNSLFGIPIPIDGEEDSASGASVVAIDNKIEQAMDLVKSHLMYAVREEVEVLKEQIKELYERNSVLERENAVLKSLANSEQLSQLTVQSNSNPSNSPSQLGPVPGQAQPQSQPQPQPQPYLQLDANKTMDSLPRQPQPNVTSA, encoded by the exons ATGTCTAAGATGCCGGCCAAGAAGAAGAGTTGCTTTCAGATCACGAGTGTGACTCAGGCTCAAGTCGCGGCCAACAGCGCGACCGACGACACCGAGAGCCTGGACGACCCGGATGAGTCCCGGACAGAGGACGTGTCCTCCGAGATATTTGACATGTCCAGGACTGACTATGAGCCCGAGGTTTGTGACATTAGCTCCTCGGAGGAGACTCTGAATAATGTGGGTGAGTCAGAGGGGCAGTTGCCCACTGCCCTCCCTCTGAACGGTGGGTTTGGCCAGCGCAACCTGGGTCATCAGGGCGTCCAGGCCTCTAGTTCTCAAGCAGCGGGCACGTCTCAAGTCACAAATTCGTCAAGCGCGACAACCATAACCAGCTGCAGTTCACGCTTCAGGGTCATTAAGCTTGACCATGGCACCGGAGAGCCCTTCAGGAGGGGCCGGTGGACCTGTATGGAGTATTATGAGAAAGACACGGAGGGCTCTATGATGAGCAGGACTGTGGATAGCATAAGGCACACCAGTGTGACGGAGACCGGAGCGGATAGGGACAGTGGGCTCGGGGCCACCGTTGGCTCCGTAATGGCTCACGTGGCACCTGACACAGGTGGCGACGGGTCATCTTTGACCGGCCCGAGTTCCGGTTCACCTGAGACCTTTAGTAATAAGTCAGTGCCTCCACCTGCTCAGCAGCCGGTGCTGGGCAACTCTCATGTGGCTGGCCCTCACAGTCTCCATCACGATGGAGGACACCCGGGCGCCCACCTTCAGAAATCTCCAAGCATCCCTTCTCCTCAAGTGCAGCCGTTGCTTTATCAGCCCCAGAATAGTGCACACCACCTGCAAAGCCAACCGGCTCTGATATCAACCAGCCAGCCTGATTACGGCCAGCTTAACATGCCTATTACAGTCACCCAAACTCACTCCGGAGCAAGCCTTTCTGTCGGACATGCCGTCAGTCAGGGGTCGTCCCCCATTCCAACCCCATCCGCTGGAGGTATGCAGGTTCTGGGTACAGTAGAAATCCCTGGAGGTGTTCCCTTAGGGAGCCAGCCGGTGTCGTCTGTCCCAAACCTGGTGCAGCATTCTGCTGTGGGGCTGTTGAGCAGCGTCGCCTCTATGGCCTCCATTCAGCAACCACCAGTTGGACAATACCAGGCCTCAGGAGTAATGCAAGGCTTGTCGACAATGGCGCAAAGCACTCAGAACATGCCCGTACTACCAGTGACAGTCACAGTAGGAGGCGTGCCAGCCTCAAGTGTGCTCGCTTCTCTGCCAGGATCTGCAACAGTACCCAACCTTAATACCTCTGCACATAGCCAGACATCCCAGGTTCCTCGCagtgggacggcagcgggcatCGGCTCTCCGGCCACGGGCTTCAGTCAGACGGATGAGAGCCGAAGGATGTCTGATGCGTCGGCACAGGTTCACAGTAAAGACATGGTGAAGCCCTTTATCACAGAAGGCCTGCAGTTATCCAACCCGGCTGTCAACAGTCTTTTCGGAATACCCATTCCCATTGATGGGGAGGAGGACAG TGCCTCTGGAGCAAGTGTGGTCGCCATTGATAATAAAATAGAGCAAGCAATG GATTTAGTGAAAAGCCATCTGATGTATGCCGTGCGGGAGGAGGTGGAGGTGTTGAAGGAGCAGATAAAGGAGCTCTATGAGAGAAACTCTGTGCTGGAGCGAGAGAACGCAGTGCTCAAATCTCTAGCCAACAGCGAGCAACTCTCCCAACTCACCGTCCAGTCCAATTCCAACCCATCCAACTCTCCCTCCCAGCTTGGGCCTGTCCCGGGCCAGGCCCAGCCCCAGTCCCAGCCCCAGCCCCAACCTCAGCCTTACCTTCAGCTGGATGCAAATAAGACCATGGACTCCCTGCCACGACAACCGCAGCCCAACGTCACCTCCGCCTGA
- the pfn2a gene encoding profilin 2a isoform X2, translated as MSWQSYVDNLMADGSCQDAAIVGYTDAKYVWASSEGGTFSGITPDEIDVIVGKDREGFFTSGLTLGKKKCSVIRDSLPLEGDWTMDIRTKSHNGEPTYNVSIGRAGKVLVLVMGKEGVHGGGLNKKAYSMAKYLRDSGF; from the exons atgtctTGGCAAAGCTACGTGGATAACCTGATGGCCGATGGCAGCTGCCAGGATGCCGCCATTGTTGGCTACACGGACGCCAAATACGTTTGGGCATCATCAGAGGGTGGTACTTTTAGCGGTATAACG CCTGATGAAATCGATGTCATTGTTGGCAAAGACCGAGAGGGCTTCTTCACCAGTGGGCTGACTTTAGGGAAAAAGAAGTGCTCTGTGATCAGAGACAGCCTTCCATTGGAAGGGGACTGGACAATGGACATCAGGACAAAGAGTCATAATGGAGAGCCAACATACAATGTTTCCATAGGCAGAGCTGGCAAAG TCTTGGTTCTTGTAATGGGCAAAGAAGGGGTCCATGGAGGCGGATTGAATAAGAAGGCATACTCAATGGCAAAATACTTGAGGGATTCAGGGTTCTAA
- the pfn2a gene encoding profilin 2a isoform X1, with product MSWQSYVDNLMADGSCQDAAIVGYTDAKYVWASSEGGTFSGITPDEIDVIVGKDREGFFTSGLTLGKKKCSVIRDSLPLEGDWTMDIRTKSHNGEPTYNVSIGRAGKVLVIVMGKEGTHGGSLNKKAFGMAEYLRKVGY from the exons atgtctTGGCAAAGCTACGTGGATAACCTGATGGCCGATGGCAGCTGCCAGGATGCCGCCATTGTTGGCTACACGGACGCCAAATACGTTTGGGCATCATCAGAGGGTGGTACTTTTAGCGGTATAACG CCTGATGAAATCGATGTCATTGTTGGCAAAGACCGAGAGGGCTTCTTCACCAGTGGGCTGACTTTAGGGAAAAAGAAGTGCTCTGTGATCAGAGACAGCCTTCCATTGGAAGGGGACTGGACAATGGACATCAGGACAAAGAGTCATAATGGAGAGCCAACATACAATGTTTCCATAGGCAGAGCTGGCAAAG TGTTGGTTATAGTCATGGGAAAGGAAGGTACCCACGGAGGATCGCTCAACAAGAAAGCATTTGGCATGGCTGAGTACCTGAGGAAAGTTGGATACTAA